The genomic interval GAGGGCGGGGTGAGCTCCTTGTGCTCGATGGGGGTGCGATCGTCACCCTGACACCGGAGCCCCTCCGGTCCCGGGACGGCCGCGGGCGCTGCGGGCAGAGCCGGCGCTGCTCTCGCCGAGCCCGGGGCCGGCGGGATTATCTGCTTAGCTGCACCATCTGTTCCTCAAACTGCCATCATTATGTTCAACTTGGGAAGAAAACGGCCCCTACAGAGAAGCAATTTGTTCGCTGACTAAACCTTTCAGGCTCTCGGCGGCCCCGGCTCCCGGCGCACGGAGAGCTCCGCGCTCGCTTAAACAAGCGCGGGGAGAGCGGCGGCCGCGGGCCGGGAGCGGCGTGGGGAGGGCGCAGGGCTCCCCTAATCCGATTACAAAACATAACAGCCTTTCAGAAGGGCCGGGCCGGccgagggaggaggagggaggtcCATTTCACACCCGACCCCGACGTCTGAGGGTCTCGCAATGATCTCACTGGAGCGGATTTTCTCCGCGGCGCAGTGGGTTGCTTTTGAGATGTGCTGCGAGGAGATCAAAAAGGAGAAGGGGCCTgcctgggaaaggggaggggagggctgggaaggggctgaggtgggagggggtgagccctgcagctcaggggggGCCGAcgagcagcagccctggtgcCCCTGCTGCACCCCGCATCTCCCTGTTGATGTCACacggacatggggacagggacgtgTCCTCCCCTGCCGCCTGAGCCAGGACTGGGGCTGCGGTCCCTGCAGAGACCTTCCTCGAGgcctgcagtggcagcagaaaCGCGTGACCCACTTCCCTGTGTTTCGTCATGGAATTTCAGTGACACCAAGGCATTTAACGTGCTGATTTCACCATTTTCTGTAACGGCCAGCGAAAGTGGGGAAAGTTTAAAGTGATAGTTTGACTTATATCAAAGCAAGACCTTTTGACttcctgctgtgttttaaaGTGACGTTTTATGATCACCTGCAAACAAATGCTTTTCATTAATAATTTCATGAATGCATTTTTGTCCAGTCAGTTAAAGGAAACCCGTGTGCTTCAACAGCAGCAGATACCTGAGCAAGAGGGTCCCACCTGTGGCTACTCTGGCTGGGTAGCAAAGCATTCCCCCAAACTTTGCTGTGCTGGccctccatcccctgtccccctgcctgGAGTGGGGCTGTGGTCCCCTCCTCAGGGATGGTGACCCtggcagctgggcacacctgtgcctgcaggaaTCCCACATGGTGAGTGCCAGTCTGGCACAGGAGGTGCGAAAGTGTCTGGCAGCCACCCTGGGCTCACGGGAGATGGGACCCTAAGGTGTCCCCCCCATCGGGGACCCCAGGACATCCAGCATGGCCTCTCTAGGGGtcctctggggctgtgcccctgctcCAGTTGCTGCAGGGCTCTCTGTGGGTCCCCTCGAGCCTTCCAGGGTGTTCCAATCTGCTCCCAGGTGGGGTGGGAGCCCCTCTGTGGGGGATGTGgtgtcagggctctgcagggggatGTGGGGCCAGGGGTCTGCAGGGGATGTAGGGCTGGGGTTCTGCAGGGGGATGTGGGGCCAGGGGTCTGCAGGGGATGTAGGGCCAGGGTTCTACagggggatgtggggctggggtggtTCTGCAGGGGGATGTGGGGCCAGGGGTCTGCAGGGGATGTAGGGCCAGGGTTCTACagggggatgtggggctggggtTCTGCAGGGGGATGTGGGGCCAGGACTCTGCAGGGGGATGTGGGGCCAGGGGTCTGCAGGGGGATGTGGGGCCAGGACTCTGCAGGGGGATGTGGGGCCGGGGTTCTATAGGGGGATGTGGGATTTGGGTTCTATAGGGGGATATGGGGCCAGGACTCTGCagggggatgtggggctggggctctgcaggggaaTGTGGGGCCAGGGTTCTGGGTGCTGGGactcctggggctgcagtggcCAGAGGAGCATCtctcacagcagggctgagtgCTGGGGGTGTTTCTGTGTTGCGAGGAGCCCCTGGTGCAAGGTGAGGAGTGGTCAGGGGGAGGCAGTGCTCACCCCTGAGCTGGGGACCCCGGTGTCACCCTGTTCCTGCCCCGGGGTGCTGTCCCACACTCCAGAGACTGCTCCATCCTCAGATGGGTGGCACAACCCATGAAACCAAATGGGCATCAGTTTTTGGGATGCAGGGCAAACTGGGGGGCTTTCCTTCCTCCCAGGATGACACCTGAAGGAAACAgcaagcagagctgggcaggtgcCATGAGAATTCAGGGGCAAATCCTGAAGTTACAAAAACTCCATATATTTTAATTGCTGTGTGCACAAGTGTCTGTACAAAGtctttgctgctctctgttcAGCCTCCTGGGCCCATTCCCCAACACAGTcatccctcctctccccattgCCTTCCTCTAGAGAGCAGctgatggggaaactgaggcaaggagcagggagaggaagtGGCTGAGCCAAGCCTGGACACCCTGAGGTGACCCTGGCAGCTCCTACAGCAAGCACAGGGATactgcagcacctcctcacCCTGCAAACGCCTGAGGacacccagctgctcccaaaacGTTTGGGACCAgcagctggctcctgctgggggGTTCAGGCTACCAGAAGCCAGCACTGGCCATGGCAGACCCCTGGTGGTGCAGGACctcggggggtttggggtcattaCACCAAGGTGCTGATGCCCAGCTCCTTGTCACTTGCACTGGGGTCAGATCCTTCCTCAGCCACCTGCACCAGAGACAAGAGAGGCACAGAAATGGGCCCTGCTCGGGGCAcgctggggctgggtgggggctCCACTTCCACCAGGAAGGTTTAGATGGAATATTGGGGGAATTCTTTTGCTGGAATTGTCCAGcgctggcacaggctgcccaggggagtggtagagtcaccatccctggagggatttagcagacttttggggacatttgggttTAGTGGTGGCATTGGCAGCAGTGGAACGGTTGGACCTGGTGCTTTTAGAGGGGGCACCTAAAATGAGTCAGGGATTCTCTGAGTCCATGGCCCGGGGCATTTACTGCAGcaagaggagggagctgggggggaaTACCCAACCCCTGCCGCTGCCTGAGAcccaaaaccccatttttcccaacaATTCCCAGCTTTACCTCCCGCAAGCCGGGGTTCTCCTTGCACTGCGCGGCCGGGCAGCACCTCAGCACCTTGATTTTCAGGACGGCTCCTGAGGACACCGAAAGCCGGGCGAGGGCGTCTGAGAGCGGGGCGGCCGCTGCCCGGGCTTCCCCTGACATCTAGCGGCAGCGCCGGGAGGGCGGCGGGGACCGGCACCGGGGGGAGCGAGGGGAGCCGAGACCGGCACCGGGGGGAGCGAGGGGAACCGAGACCGGCACCGGGGGGAGCGAGGGGAACCGGGACAGGGAccgggaggagggaggggaaccGAGACCGGCACCGGGAGGAGTGAGGGGAaccgggaccggcaccggggGGAGCGAGGGGAACCGGGACAGGGAccgggaggagggaggggaaccGAGACCGGCACCGGGAGGAGTGAGGGGAaccgggaccggcaccgggaGGAGTGAGGGGAACAGGGACCGGCACTGGGGGGAGCGAGGGGAACCGGGACCggcacagggaggagggaggggaaccGGGACCGGCACTGGGGGGAGCGAGGAGAACCGGGTACGGGGAGAACCGGGGGGGGGAGTCAGACCCCGGGGGAAGCCGGGACCAGAGGGGAGCCGGCACCGGGGGGAGCCGGGGGGGGGGAACCCAGACCCTGAGGGGAGCCGGGACCAGAGGGGAGCCGGGGAGAACGGTGGGGGGGAGCCCAGACTCCGGCGGGAGCCGGGGAGAACCGGGAGCCGGGACTGGGGGGAGCCAGGGGAGCCGGGACCTGGGGAAAGCCTCAACCCCGAGGGGAGCCCCGGACAAGAGAGGAGCACAGACTGGGGGGAGCACGAAGTCGGGGGGACCCCCGGCCAGAGGGGAGTAAAGCCCCATGGAAACCCAGCCCCAAGGGGAGCCCTGGCCCCGGGGTAGCCCCGCTCTCCGCTGGGTTTGCACAGTGCTGAGcacccctgggctctgcccgGCCTGCCTGGTGGGGATGCTTTGCTTTGGGGCTGTCCTGCCCtttcccccaaacccatccattccctgcccctcacgccctccatccctctgtgcTGGAGGCAAAACTCACCGGTGAAGCAGCCCCCGAGCGttgccagcagcagggtgaggggcagGGCACTGAGCTGGATGAATGCTTGGTCAGTGACTGTCCGGCTGCCCTGGGCCACCAGTGGGAACACAAGCTCCAGCCTGCGTGCCAGACAGGGGACAGGCTTTTGGGAGCTGGTTTGTCTGGGGAGTTTGCGGGTTTTGGGAGCTTTGTTTGGCTCATGGCTCTGGGTAATGCCTCCCAAAGGGTTGCTGTAagagggcagtggagcagccctgATCACAGGGGTTGTGGTGGCCCCAGCTTGGTGCATCAAGGCACTGGCACCCCCGATTCTGGCTCCTCTCACCTGTAACCAAAAGTGTCTGCAGTGGCCAGCAGGGTCAGCAGCGTGCCCAGCAAGGCCCCCAGCACCCCGGGCAGCCCGTGGGTGTTGTGGACCCCACAGGTGTCCTGGATTTTCAGCCTGGAGTGCAGCACGGGCTGGGGAGAGCAAGGGAAGAGCTgggggtgggctggggctgtccagggggtctgtgctgcagccccgTGTTGGCAGGTTTGGGAGCAgatccccagggctgggagcagcgtCCTTGGCTGTCCCAGGGTGACTCACCGTGAAGAATCTGAAGCCAAGGGGGGAGATGAGGCCAACCAGAAGCCCAGCGATGAGGGCCCCAAAGGGGGTGAGCAGCATCTCCCCGGCCATGCCCATCACGGCCAGGCCAGCCAGGGTGGCATCCTGGATCTGAACCTGGTGGAGCAGGACATGGTCAGGGGAGCTCCATGGCTCCATGGAGAGCAccagtgtggggctgggagggggggtTGTCTCCCTCAAATTGGTTCTTAATGAACCTAAGAAAGCCTAACAAGCCTCTCCTTTGGCCCTGGGTGTGTTCAGGCCTATTCCTACAGGGCAGGGTGTGGGAAGGGCACGAAGCTTGGGTGTGTCCCAGGAGAGGACCTACCATCCTTGGGGTGCCCTCCTCGTAGAGGACAGGAGAGAGGATGAAGGTGGACATGGTGCTTGCCACCAGTGAAAAGTAGGTGTTGAGCACTGCCCAGTTCTCTGCATTGTGGTGGACAGTGGTGGTGGAGGTGAAGCTGGGCCAGAAGATCCACAGGTAGATGGTTCCTGCAGGGAATAGAAGAGGTCCTGGTGCTGGAGTTGATTCCTTGTGGGACAGAAAGTTCCTGTGAATGCCAAGAGATGCTCGTGGCTTGTGGCCAGACTCAGGCAGAACacaaggaaaaggtttttctaGAAGAGGGTTGTGCAGCCCCAGACAGGTCCCTGGGGAGATGGAGGACATCTGTCCTTGGTGGTCTGCAGCAATCTCCTAgtcacagccacagcctcacTACCCTCAGATTGCTGACAACCCTTCCACAGCAGCTGTAGGTGCTGCGGATTCGAGCTCCATACCAACCACAGCAAGGACATCCATCTGGTGCCCCTtatcctgctgctcttccctcttcctcttGTCCTTGTGGGGCTGGTACAGGACCCGTGAAACCATCAGGCCAAAATAAGCACCAAAGGTGTGGATGGTCAAGGAGCCTCCACTGTCGCTCACCTGGAGAGTGTGGAAAACATGGAAAGTGTGTGCAGGAAGTGGGGTgatgtggaaacccagggctctgggaatattgctctgtctgctctggggtgccctgacccccaggggagcactgactttgaccctcatcaATGGAGAaatttcccagacttcaagatagactggaatccacaaaagtgtgaaatagattatagagagcagtgtaggggtgtcactgggtgagaaacTGAGGGTTTGGGATGTTTAGCatgcaagatggagggcacagggtgtcatcctgggctgcttcttcctccttctccatgggtttgggtggcattttgtaactgggcagaaaagtctgcactgCAGGgtctttgggatcagttattgggttaaaaataagggaaaataatgcaggtgtcagttcttaatggGATAATTTCGTCTTAAAAGACCTTATAACAAAAGATTattagccattttgtgccttctaatgaaaagctgccaaactcacggtagtgagactgtttcactgataaaaaataataaacactaAAGTCCAAACATGCTCTACTGTCtgccttcagtccagacccagGAAACCAACAACTGAGACCCCCACCACCAGTGCAAATACTACAACAGGGTGAGGGATTTCTTTCCAGATGAGGCAGAACTTGCCATGAGGAGCCCAAACCCAGGGCCACTCCCTTTCTGGTGGCTGCCCAGTGGGTGACTCACCCCCATGAGAGTGAGCAGGATGTATTCATTGAGAGTGCACAGGGTGAcctccagcagggccagcagcagcatctgcacaGGGTTTACCCTGCCTAGGACAGCTCCAGTGGAGATCAGAACAGCTGCGGTGCACAAGTCAGCACTGACCatgctgggaaggagaggaaaagggtggcactggagctggcactgccagggatgagcccaggggctggggagagctgggaggcatcaggagctgagcctgcagccccactgctcctgcaagccaagcaggcagagccctgtgctggtgGTGACAAAGGGATGAGGCAGGTGGGGGCCAGAGTGCCCCCCTAAATGCCTTGGCAGTGCTCACTCAGCCCTTGCTAGGGCGGTTCTCAAACAACCCCGTCCCATTTGTCTTCCAAATCCTCCTCCAAAGCAGAGCCGCGAGTTTTACAGAGGAGGGAGCcagtgtgccagggctgggctgggctgggctgagcagctccctcctgccttaCCTCTGAGCTCCCACGTAAATTTTGCCGTTGAGGAAGAAGTAAAGCATGCCCTGGATGAGAACAGCCCACTGGATGGAGAAGGCTGTGATGAGGATGCTGATGGCAGCACTGCCCGGCCCATAGCGGCTGAGGAAGGCCACCAGCAGCCCAAAGCTGAGGAGCACCTGGACGCGGACATCCTGAAtccctgctggaggagaggcaCAAGGATGGGCCTGGAGGTGCTGAGGAAGGGCAGCCACCCTCCTGCTGGTCCCTGAGGGGCCTCAGCCGGGGCTGACACCCCCTGCTCTGACAGGCGTGGGGAGCTGAAGGCTCGCTGCTCTTGATGCGAGTCTGGAGCCACGGTGGAAGATCCTCCTTGGAGATCTGCAGTGGGGAGTGCCAGGGGCAGCTACAGCCACCCCTGCCTGCTGTgaccccctgcagcagctcctggccaccccatctgcagctgccctgtgcagaTACCTCAGGACATTCACCCCACGGCACAGAAACCCCCTGGGGTGGCCGAGAGCTGTCTGCACCCACCAGAGCAGCATGAAAGTGGCTCTGAGCTGTCAGCACCCCTGAAGGTATTGTGTTCCAGTTCACAGGATGAGAGAGGAAGGCTGAGCAGAGAACTGGGATCAGTCTGGTTCCATCTGGGGGCAAACCAGAGGATGGGGGGCTTGATTCTTGCTTGGGCTGAATGCCCTTTGCACCCCtccagctgacagctgtggccCGGCCTCCTCCGTGAGTCAGTGCCTGGGTGGGGTTACGTGGGCAGGAGAAACCGGGAGAACCTGCCGGCTGCCGGCTGCCGGCTGCCGCTCCTGCCCAGCGGCTCCTCTCGCTCCCCCCTCTCTGCCGGggcactctgcagctcctgtcccactgcccaccctgtctgtggctcagaaaagccagggacagcccctgaCCCCggcaggagctctgcagtgatgcccagcacacagcaggatgCTGCAGACCCCGTTGGTAGCACCCAGGGAGCCAAATCTTCCCTGGAAGGGGCTCGGTGAGAACCCCCTGGCACTGCAAACCCAGCTGGTCAGTGGGGAGTTCTGCAGACCCTGAAGTGTCAGGAGCAGCCGCTGTGCTCCCCACCAGGTGGGAGACGATGATCCCCAGGTTTTCACTGTGCTCAGTGATTCCCTTCTGAGCTCCACTGCTCCAACACACATCCCAGACCCAAATTCCGCTCTTTTGCTGCAAGTATTTCAGCAATCCTTGCAGCGTGTCTGCTTTACCCCTCTGGGAAGCCCCAGCACCCCAAGCCTGCAGCTCGATGCTGCCTCTCTGTTAGCTCTGGAGTCAGTGACAGGTCTGCAGCCTGCACGGTGACACCCGGTGCCATCCCCTGAGCAGAAGGGCTCTGCCATGGGGGTACTCACGGGGCTGCTGGAAAGCCGAGTCCGGGCTCCTCCGGCTGCAGTTCAGCTGCGGGGGGCacggcccggggctgccctcGGGGCTGTACCGCGCGAACACGGcgaagaggaggatgaggaggatctGCAGGAGGAAGCACAGCCCCGAGAGCCGCAGCCTGGAGGCGGCTGCGTGCTCAGACATGTCGGGGGACAGCCGGGGCAGGTGAAGCCCTGCAAAGGGGGCGCATGGGGAGAGCCACGCTGGGGCTGCAAACTCCTCCTGCCAGGGCGGCTGCCAGGTTCTCCTCACCTCGAAGGGACTGCCGGGAGCGGGGCAGCGCTGCCAACACGGAAACTCGGGCTGGGATGCCCTGGCACACCTCCGCAGCTGGTGATGGCACACCAGGtggctccaggcactgctgggaagtGTGTGGGCTGTGAGGGGGGGTCAGtgtccctctctgctggggTGGGGCCGGAtttggggtgggcagggaatGGAGGGGGGATGCGTGAGGTTTCTGCCTCTGCATTGCAGAAACGCGGTGGGTTTGGGGGCTGGGTCAGGCAGAGGAGGGGCCGGGTGATGCACAAAGGTGGGGGGCTGACCTGCTGTGGAGGTGCTGGCTCAGCAAAACTAGGCTCAAATTCCCTGGTCAGAGGGAAAAACGAGTGTTcagggggctttgggggtgAGGTTTCCTGTGGGGTCGA from Haemorhous mexicanus isolate bHaeMex1 chromosome 31, bHaeMex1.pri, whole genome shotgun sequence carries:
- the RHBG gene encoding ammonium transporter Rh type B isoform X2; its protein translation is MSEHAAASRLRLSGLCFLLQILLILLFAVFARYSPEGSPGPCPPQLNCSRRSPDSAFQQPRIQDVRVQVLLSFGLLVAFLSRYGPGSAAISILITAFSIQWAVLIQGMLYFFLNGKIYVGAQSMVSADLCTAAVLISTGAVLGRVNPVQMLLLALLEVTLCTLNEYILLTLMGVSDSGGSLTIHTFGAYFGLMVSRVLYQPHKDKRKREEQQDKGHQMDVLAVVGTIYLWIFWPSFTSTTTVHHNAENWAVLNTYFSLVASTMSTFILSPVLYEEGTPRMVQIQDATLAGLAVMGMAGEMLLTPFGALIAGLLVGLISPLGFRFFTPVLHSRLKIQDTCGVHNTHGLPGVLGALLGTLLTLLATADTFGYRLELVFPLVAQGSRTVTDQAFIQLSALPLTLLLATLGGCFTGAVLKIKVLRCCPAAQCKENPGLREVAEEGSDPSASDKELGISTLV
- the RHBG gene encoding ammonium transporter Rh type B isoform X1; this encodes MSEHAAASRLRLSGLCFLLQILLILLFAVFARYSPEGSPGPCPPQLNCSRRSPDSAFQQPPGIQDVRVQVLLSFGLLVAFLSRYGPGSAAISILITAFSIQWAVLIQGMLYFFLNGKIYVGAQSMVSADLCTAAVLISTGAVLGRVNPVQMLLLALLEVTLCTLNEYILLTLMGVSDSGGSLTIHTFGAYFGLMVSRVLYQPHKDKRKREEQQDKGHQMDVLAVVGTIYLWIFWPSFTSTTTVHHNAENWAVLNTYFSLVASTMSTFILSPVLYEEGTPRMVQIQDATLAGLAVMGMAGEMLLTPFGALIAGLLVGLISPLGFRFFTPVLHSRLKIQDTCGVHNTHGLPGVLGALLGTLLTLLATADTFGYRLELVFPLVAQGSRTVTDQAFIQLSALPLTLLLATLGGCFTGAVLKIKVLRCCPAAQCKENPGLREVAEEGSDPSASDKELGISTLV